One genomic window of Glycine soja cultivar W05 chromosome 9, ASM419377v2, whole genome shotgun sequence includes the following:
- the LOC114425859 gene encoding chitinase 2-like codes for MTMELFPTSKLCTLKPFFLIFLLLLTSTHATPSSSSNLFREYIGAEFNNVKFSDVPINPSVQFHFILSFAIDYDTSSSPSPTNGKFNVFWDTDNLSPTQVSAIKRKNSNIKVALSLGGDSVVGGGNANFNPSSIDSWVSNAVSSLTSIIKEYNLDGIDIDYEHFKADPETFSECLGRLIKTLKSNGVISFASIAPFDDDQVQSHYLTLWKSYGNLIDYVNFQFYAYDKGTTVDQFIGYFNAQSSNYNGGKVLVSFSTEGSGGLSPDGGFFTACHTLKSQQKLHGIFVWSADDSMSNGFRYEKQSQALLALP; via the coding sequence ATGACGATGGAACTTTTTCCCACTTCCAAGCTTTGCACTCTTAAACCTTTCTTCCTCATCTTCTTACTACTACTCACATCAACCCATGCAACCCCCTCCTCAAGCTCAAACTTATTTCGAGAATACATTGGAGCTGAGTTCAACAACGTTAAATTCTCTGATGTTCCCATCAACCCAAGTGTCCAATTCCACTTCATTCTCTCCTTCGCAATCGACTACGACACCTCATCATCCCCCTCTCCCACCAATGGAAAGTTCAACGTCTTTTGGGACACCGACAACCTTAGCCCCACCCAAGTTTCTGCCATCAAGAGAAAAAACTCAAACATCAAAGTAGCCCTAAGTCTCGGAGGGGACAGTGTCGTCGGAGGTGGCAACGCTAACTTCAATCCATCTTCCATTGATTCGTGGGTTTCCAACGCGGTTTCTTCACtcacaagcatcatcaaagAGTACAACTTGGATGGAATTGACATTGACTACGAGCATTTCAAGGCAGACCCTGAAACCTTTTCTGAGTGTCTGGGAAGGCTAATCAAAACCCTAAAATCCAATGGGGTCATTTCTTTTGCTTCTATTGCTCCATTTGACGATGACCAAGTTCAGAGTCACTACTTGACCTTGTGGAAGAGTTACGGGAACCTCATAGATTATGTTAACTTCCAATTTTATGCGTATGATAAGGGCACTACCGTGGACCAATTTATTGGTTACTTCAATGCACAAAGTTCAAACTATAACGGTGGAAAAGTCTTGGTGAGTTTCAGTACTGAAGGGAGTGGTGGGTTATCCCCAGATGGTGGGTTCTTCACGGCTTGCCATACACTAAAGAGTCAGCAAAAACTCCATGGTATCTTTGTGTGGTCTGCTGATGACTCGATGTCAAATGGTTTCCGCTATGAGAAGCAATCACAGGCCCTTTTAGCTTTACCTTAG